The following coding sequences lie in one Flavobacterium sediminis genomic window:
- a CDS encoding class I SAM-dependent methyltransferase translates to MIVHKNDLRQHLFLHLDGLVTAPTAYYLLQSGVLQELLDQTSVDLQKLTEQFNANEGYLNVALRVLASQGFLDYHLDTAKEVITISLNANSKEAFAHFHWYEATVKMLEETDFFTSVKITSEHLSRLQNLFDDYHQKKALAQTEVQKQIVKHLEGYLVAPIAVSLGMTGMFHKYFMETSFSAEEFHKEPEAFKVILDFFVSLDWFSRKNGNYQFTETGLFFAKRATAYGVTVSYLPMFKNLNQMLFGNASVLREIAVHEEEKHVNREMNVWGSGGAHSTYFKVIDDIIIELFNKPIQEQPKGILDMGCGNGAFLEHIFEVIERQTLRGKLLDDYPLFLVGADYNQAALKVTRANLIKADIWAKVVWGDIGQPDLLAKDLKENYTIDLADLLNVRTFLDHNRIWENPKNSNPSRVSTSTGAFAHRGARISNNLVEENLFEHFKKWSPYVKKFGLLIIELHTIAPQLTAQNRGKTAATAYDATHGFSDQFIVEIDVLHKIAAEAGLQPDSLYFKKYPEADYATVSINLLKG, encoded by the coding sequence ATGATTGTCCATAAAAATGATTTACGCCAACATCTTTTCCTGCATTTAGACGGATTGGTTACTGCGCCTACGGCGTATTATTTATTACAAAGTGGTGTTTTACAAGAATTGCTCGATCAAACGTCTGTCGATTTACAAAAGCTTACCGAACAGTTTAACGCCAATGAAGGATATCTGAATGTGGCTTTACGGGTTTTGGCTTCGCAAGGTTTTTTGGACTATCATTTAGATACAGCAAAAGAAGTCATCACGATTAGTTTGAATGCCAATTCCAAAGAAGCGTTTGCTCATTTTCATTGGTACGAAGCTACGGTTAAAATGTTAGAAGAAACCGATTTTTTTACTTCAGTAAAGATCACGAGTGAGCATTTATCCCGATTGCAAAATTTGTTTGACGATTATCATCAAAAGAAAGCTTTGGCACAAACGGAGGTTCAAAAACAAATTGTTAAACATTTAGAAGGTTATTTGGTAGCGCCCATTGCGGTGAGTTTAGGAATGACGGGAATGTTTCATAAATATTTTATGGAAACGTCTTTCAGTGCAGAAGAATTTCACAAAGAACCGGAAGCGTTCAAAGTGATCTTGGATTTCTTTGTTTCGTTGGATTGGTTTAGCCGAAAAAACGGAAATTATCAATTTACGGAAACCGGTTTGTTTTTTGCTAAAAGAGCAACTGCTTACGGAGTGACAGTTTCGTATTTGCCCATGTTTAAGAACCTGAACCAAATGTTGTTTGGCAATGCATCGGTTTTACGGGAAATAGCGGTTCATGAAGAAGAAAAGCACGTGAATCGGGAAATGAATGTTTGGGGTAGTGGTGGAGCGCATTCTACCTATTTTAAAGTGATTGATGATATTATTATCGAGTTATTCAACAAACCGATACAGGAGCAGCCCAAAGGTATTTTGGATATGGGATGTGGAAACGGTGCTTTTTTGGAACATATTTTTGAAGTGATTGAACGCCAAACCTTACGCGGCAAACTGTTAGACGATTACCCGTTGTTTTTAGTAGGAGCCGATTACAATCAGGCGGCTTTGAAAGTAACTCGTGCCAATTTGATAAAAGCCGATATTTGGGCAAAAGTGGTTTGGGGTGATATTGGTCAACCCGATTTGTTAGCCAAAGATTTAAAAGAAAATTACACGATTGATTTAGCCGATTTGCTGAACGTTCGTACCTTTTTAGACCATAATCGCATTTGGGAAAATCCAAAGAATAGCAATCCAAGTCGGGTTTCTACTTCAACCGGAGCTTTTGCACATCGCGGCGCCCGAATTTCCAATAATTTGGTAGAAGAAAACCTGTTTGAACATTTTAAAAAATGGTCGCCTTATGTGAAAAAGTTCGGACTTTTAATCATAGAATTGCATACGATTGCACCACAATTAACCGCGCAAAATAGAGGAAAAACAGCCGCAACGGCGTATGATGCTACGCATGGTTTCTCTGATCAATTTATTGTTGAAATTGATGTTTTACACAAAATTGCAGCCGAAGCCGGTTTACAACCCGATTCTTTGTATTTCAAAAAATATCCGGAAGCAGACTACGCAACGGTTAGTATTAATTTGCTCAAAGGATAG
- a CDS encoding AMP-binding protein gives MTSIAYVNGPSDTPLLGENIGQNLKRTVENYPQNTALVSLQQNYRATYQEFWDQTTELAKGLLALGVQSGDRVGIWSPNRYEWVLLQYATARIGVILVNINPAYRSNELIYVVNQSGIKLLISALQFKTSDYKKIVKKSEKYCKRLKQALYLDQDWQKILDLATTVSDETLVQAESGVQFDDPVNIQYTSGTTGFPKGVTLSHHNILNNGYFIAKRLHYTNSDKVCIPVPFYHCFGMVIGNLACTTSGATMVIPAESFEPRLTLEAVEKEQCTSLYGVPTMFIAELQLPDFNSFNLKSLRTGVMAGSPCPVEVMKQVQSKMYMKEVSICYGMTETSPVSTQTVIGAPLEKQVSTVGTVQDHLEIKIVNPENGEIVQRGEAGELCTRGYSVMLKYWENPEATDQVLDDAGWMHTGDLAVMDDEGYINIAGRIKDVIIRGGENISPREIEEFLYTHDLIEDVQVIGIPHEKYGEEIMAWVKLKAEADLSQHELMLFCKDQIAHYKVPKFWKFVDNFPMTITGKIRKVEMREISIKELGLEELLKIKTS, from the coding sequence ATGACATCAATAGCATATGTGAACGGACCTTCGGATACTCCGTTATTGGGAGAAAACATTGGTCAGAATTTAAAACGAACAGTAGAGAATTACCCCCAAAATACGGCATTGGTATCACTTCAGCAAAATTACCGTGCTACGTATCAGGAATTTTGGGATCAAACAACAGAATTAGCCAAAGGACTTTTAGCATTGGGTGTCCAATCTGGAGACAGGGTCGGGATCTGGTCTCCTAATCGTTACGAATGGGTTTTATTACAATATGCTACAGCAAGGATCGGAGTAATACTGGTAAACATAAATCCGGCTTACCGCTCGAACGAGTTGATCTATGTTGTCAATCAATCCGGTATTAAATTGTTGATATCTGCATTACAGTTCAAAACAAGCGATTATAAAAAAATAGTTAAAAAGTCTGAGAAATACTGTAAAAGGTTAAAACAGGCTTTATATCTGGATCAGGATTGGCAAAAGATTCTGGATTTGGCGACAACGGTTTCCGATGAAACGTTAGTACAAGCCGAGTCTGGAGTTCAGTTCGATGATCCGGTTAATATTCAATATACTTCCGGTACAACCGGTTTCCCTAAAGGAGTGACGCTTTCTCATCATAATATTTTGAATAACGGCTATTTCATTGCGAAACGGTTACACTATACTAATAGTGATAAAGTATGTATTCCCGTGCCTTTTTATCATTGTTTCGGGATGGTGATCGGAAATTTAGCCTGTACCACATCGGGGGCAACTATGGTTATTCCGGCCGAAAGTTTTGAACCTCGATTAACCTTGGAAGCAGTAGAAAAAGAACAATGTACATCGCTTTACGGCGTGCCGACTATGTTTATTGCCGAATTGCAGTTGCCGGATTTTAATTCTTTCAACCTGAAAAGTTTACGTACAGGGGTAATGGCAGGTTCGCCTTGTCCGGTAGAAGTGATGAAACAGGTGCAGTCTAAAATGTATATGAAAGAAGTCTCTATCTGTTACGGAATGACCGAAACCTCTCCCGTTTCCACACAAACGGTTATAGGAGCACCGTTAGAAAAACAGGTAAGTACGGTAGGAACGGTACAGGATCATTTAGAAATTAAAATTGTTAACCCGGAGAACGGTGAAATTGTACAGCGAGGAGAAGCCGGCGAATTATGTACCCGCGGTTATTCTGTGATGTTAAAATATTGGGAGAACCCGGAAGCTACCGATCAGGTACTGGATGACGCAGGATGGATGCACACCGGTGATTTAGCCGTAATGGATGATGAAGGTTATATCAATATAGCCGGAAGGATAAAAGATGTGATCATCAGGGGTGGTGAAAATATTTCACCGAGAGAAATTGAGGAATTTTTATATACTCACGATTTGATCGAAGACGTACAGGTAATCGGAATCCCGCATGAGAAATACGGTGAAGAGATCATGGCTTGGGTAAAGTTAAAAGCTGAAGCCGATTTGTCGCAGCACGAACTAATGTTGTTCTGTAAAGATCAGATAGCCCATTATAAAGTGCCGAAGTTCTGGAAATTTGTAGACAACTTTCCGATGACCATTACCGGAAAGATCAGAAAAGTAGAAATGAGAGAAATATCCATCAAAGAACTGGGACTAGAAGAGCTGTTAAAGATCAAAACCAGTTAA
- a CDS encoding TQO small subunit DoxD, protein MKTQESSYNLAALFALSLRLVVGWTYFSAFWRRVVLENKLDPELPGYIGQKFNHFLPNAIGIQPIIEYLVTHPEALHRAMVTFTIIEALVGLGIILGIATRVMSIGVLSLAMGILLGSGWLGTTCLDEWQIGVLGVASGAVLFFAGGGLFSVDALLEQKGSTFTKKRWYPYFFSGKLPWSTATLNKVVPLIALFIFGLTLYTNQVFHGGLWGTLHNKSVKPKVEISNVVLTSNALQLDVYRVEGADVYGSFVIAINLLDEKNEVLWTKTQEELAELKANAIQNYYIAQVKAGKHSLVLPLGAKATLNFVSDDFQKIKNQVAKIQLVDISGLQWETKF, encoded by the coding sequence ATGAAAACACAGGAATCTTCATATAATCTAGCTGCACTTTTCGCATTAAGTCTGCGATTAGTAGTGGGCTGGACCTATTTTTCTGCCTTTTGGCGCAGAGTTGTTTTAGAAAACAAATTAGATCCGGAATTACCGGGTTACATCGGACAAAAGTTCAATCATTTTTTACCTAATGCCATTGGTATTCAACCTATCATTGAATATCTGGTAACCCATCCGGAGGCACTTCACCGGGCAATGGTCACTTTTACGATCATAGAAGCCTTAGTCGGTTTAGGGATCATTTTAGGGATAGCAACACGTGTAATGAGTATAGGCGTACTGAGTTTAGCTATGGGAATTTTATTGGGTTCCGGTTGGTTGGGCACTACCTGTTTGGACGAATGGCAGATAGGAGTGCTGGGTGTGGCATCCGGAGCCGTATTGTTTTTCGCTGGCGGAGGTTTATTTTCTGTAGATGCTTTGCTTGAACAAAAGGGAAGCACTTTTACAAAGAAACGTTGGTATCCTTATTTTTTCTCAGGAAAATTACCTTGGTCAACAGCAACATTGAATAAAGTTGTGCCGCTTATAGCCTTGTTTATCTTTGGTCTTACCTTATATACAAATCAGGTTTTTCACGGAGGACTCTGGGGAACGTTGCACAACAAATCTGTAAAACCTAAAGTCGAAATTTCCAATGTAGTTCTGACATCAAATGCTCTGCAACTGGATGTTTATCGGGTAGAAGGAGCCGATGTATACGGTTCATTTGTAATTGCGATTAACTTATTAGATGAAAAAAATGAAGTGCTTTGGACCAAGACTCAGGAAGAACTTGCCGAACTAAAAGCTAACGCTATTCAGAATTATTATATAGCTCAGGTAAAAGCCGGAAAGCATAGTTTGGTATTGCCGTTAGGTGCCAAAGCTACTTTGAATTTTGTTTCCGATGATTTTCAGAAAATAAAAAATCAGGTAGCTAAGATACAGTTAGTAGATATCAGTGGTTTGCAATGGGAAACTAAATTCTAA
- a CDS encoding aldo/keto reductase → MKKIIIKNTDLEIALINFGGNVFGWTLDEKQSFSILDAFHNKGFNFIDTADTYSWWVNGKGGQSETIIGNWMKQRGNRNEMVIATKVGSQTKEHGFDISKKHILKSVDESLQRLQTDHIDLYYTHFDDDTTPVEETMEAYAEIVKAGKVRYIAASNVSPERLRESFDVAEKNGFPKYVALQPHYNLVERQKFESDYEPLVKEFNLSVFPYWALAAGFLTGKYRTEADFSKSVRGEGVRKYMDDKGLAVLKALDEVSAKHNSQPATVALAWLLAHPSITAPIVSATSQNQLQTLFDAPELQLDAEDLQLLDTSSL, encoded by the coding sequence ATGAAAAAAATAATAATTAAAAATACCGATTTAGAAATTGCACTGATTAATTTCGGTGGAAATGTATTCGGTTGGACACTCGACGAAAAACAATCTTTCTCTATTTTAGATGCCTTTCACAACAAGGGTTTCAATTTTATTGATACAGCCGATACCTATTCATGGTGGGTAAACGGAAAAGGAGGGCAATCGGAAACCATCATCGGAAATTGGATGAAACAACGCGGAAACCGCAACGAAATGGTGATTGCAACCAAAGTAGGTTCGCAAACCAAAGAACATGGATTTGACATCAGTAAAAAGCATATCTTAAAATCCGTGGACGAATCGTTACAACGTTTACAAACCGATCACATTGATTTGTATTATACGCATTTTGATGATGACACAACACCGGTTGAAGAAACGATGGAAGCCTATGCCGAAATTGTAAAAGCCGGAAAAGTTCGTTACATAGCGGCGTCTAATGTTTCACCGGAACGTTTACGCGAATCATTTGACGTAGCCGAAAAAAATGGCTTTCCGAAATATGTGGCTTTACAACCACATTATAATTTAGTGGAACGTCAAAAATTTGAAAGCGATTATGAGCCTTTGGTCAAAGAATTCAATTTGAGTGTTTTTCCGTATTGGGCATTAGCCGCAGGATTCTTAACCGGAAAATACAGAACAGAGGCTGATTTCAGTAAAAGTGTCAGAGGAGAAGGCGTTCGAAAATATATGGACGACAAAGGCTTAGCGGTTTTAAAAGCATTGGATGAGGTTTCAGCTAAACACAACAGCCAACCGGCAACAGTAGCTTTAGCTTGGTTATTGGCTCACCCTTCAATTACCGCACCTATTGTTAGTGCAACGAGTCAAAATCAACTACAAACTTTGTTTGATGCACCTGAATTACAATTGGATGCAGAAGATCTACAATTGCTAGATACTAGCAGTTTGTAA
- a CDS encoding SseB family protein encodes MSTTQPEMEFQPNNTNLLTCIKAFRENQNQDTFMAVLNELQGNNAFLLIPTTEPIVGKDRNEEGWSTIEKGTQMSFTSVFEVDGQKVLGAFTSQEKLMHWANETKPFASLPAKDILEIAMQNDIERIVIDSNQETMFVLGRSIAK; translated from the coding sequence ATGAGTACTACCCAACCCGAAATGGAATTTCAACCGAATAATACCAACTTATTAACTTGTATAAAAGCTTTTCGAGAGAACCAAAACCAAGACACTTTTATGGCTGTTTTGAACGAATTGCAAGGCAATAATGCTTTTTTACTCATTCCAACCACAGAACCTATTGTCGGTAAAGATAGAAATGAAGAAGGTTGGTCCACTATCGAAAAGGGAACTCAAATGTCATTTACCTCTGTTTTTGAAGTCGACGGACAAAAAGTATTAGGTGCTTTTACTTCTCAGGAAAAATTAATGCATTGGGCAAACGAAACCAAACCCTTTGCTTCGCTTCCTGCAAAAGATATATTGGAAATTGCCATGCAAAATGACATCGAGCGTATTGTGATCGACAGCAACCAAGAGACGATGTTTGTTTTGGGCAGAAGCATCGCAAAATAA
- a CDS encoding heavy metal translocating P-type ATPase, with protein sequence MKHQYQVTGMSCKGCQASVEKTLQSFPEIQNITIDLATGKTEIEMSSHITIKQLQDAFLRDGLHYSISEYHEHAMPHHHHQPQQPKKKGNGVYYCPMFCEGDKVYDKPGSCPVCGMDLVEQPAAKPKALYACPMHPEIVSDEPGSCSICGMDLVLQQPKDEEENTVYNSLRCKFILSLCFTIPVFIISMSGMLPHNPLYDIMDVSYWNYIQFLLTLPVVFYTCWMFFTRAWKSIITWNLNMFTLIGIGAGAAFVFSLIGLFFPTIFPDELKAHDGSVHLYFEATAVILTLVLLGQLLEARAHTQTHTALKELLKLAPSEATLWENGTEKRVAIDKIVVGNILRVKPGEKIPVDGILTEGNATIDESMISGEPLPIDKKEGDKLIGGTLNTNQSFLMKAEKVGSETLLSQIIELVNQAGRSKAPIQKLADTISKYFVPIIVGVSILTFIIWAIFGPQPAMVYAFVNAIAVLIIACPCALGLATPMSVVVGIGKGAQLGVLIKNAEALETLHKIDVVLVDKTGTLTEGKPSVESIEVVNGTNEKEFTKVLASVNQNSEHPLANATVTFAHQKNIALDSVHQFESVTGKGVKAVWNDQQVLIGNIGLLQEFKISITDVVLQKVKEKQAQGKTVSFLAVAGTLWGFVVIADAIKTTSKEALQYFKEQGIKVVMLTGDNPITAKAVANELGLDEYKAECLPQDKLQVIQDYQKEGKIVAMAGDGINDSPALAQAQIGIAMGTGTDVAINSADVTLVNGDLKNIVKAHQLSNAVMKNIKQNLFFAFFYNLLGVPVAAGVLFPVFGILLSPMLAAVAMSFSSVSVITNSLRLKSLKIK encoded by the coding sequence ATGAAACATCAATATCAAGTCACCGGAATGTCCTGCAAAGGATGTCAGGCAAGCGTGGAAAAAACCTTGCAGTCTTTTCCGGAAATACAAAATATCACTATTGACCTTGCCACAGGTAAAACCGAAATTGAAATGTCTTCTCATATTACCATTAAGCAATTACAAGATGCTTTTTTGAGAGATGGATTGCATTATTCGATTTCAGAATACCATGAGCATGCTATGCCACACCACCATCACCAACCGCAACAACCCAAAAAGAAAGGCAATGGAGTGTATTATTGCCCCATGTTTTGCGAAGGCGATAAAGTATACGACAAACCCGGAAGTTGTCCGGTTTGCGGAATGGATTTAGTAGAACAACCTGCTGCTAAACCAAAGGCTTTGTATGCTTGTCCGATGCATCCCGAGATTGTTTCCGACGAACCGGGAAGTTGCAGCATCTGCGGAATGGATTTAGTGTTACAACAACCCAAAGATGAAGAAGAGAATACAGTTTACAATTCCTTAAGGTGCAAATTTATTCTGTCGCTTTGTTTCACCATTCCCGTTTTTATTATCTCCATGAGTGGTATGTTGCCACACAATCCGTTGTATGATATTATGGATGTAAGCTATTGGAATTACATTCAGTTCTTGCTTACGTTACCCGTTGTGTTTTACACTTGTTGGATGTTCTTTACACGAGCTTGGAAATCCATTATCACATGGAATTTGAATATGTTTACCTTAATTGGGATCGGGGCAGGAGCCGCATTTGTATTCAGTCTCATCGGTTTGTTCTTTCCGACCATTTTTCCGGACGAATTAAAAGCACACGATGGCAGTGTACATTTGTATTTTGAAGCTACGGCTGTTATCCTGACTTTAGTTCTGCTCGGACAATTGTTAGAAGCCAGAGCGCATACGCAAACCCATACGGCTTTAAAAGAATTGTTGAAATTAGCGCCATCCGAAGCAACGCTTTGGGAAAACGGAACAGAGAAAAGAGTCGCTATCGATAAAATTGTAGTGGGAAATATCTTGAGAGTTAAGCCGGGCGAAAAAATTCCGGTAGACGGAATATTAACTGAAGGCAATGCAACTATTGACGAATCCATGATTTCCGGAGAACCTTTACCGATTGATAAAAAAGAAGGCGATAAGCTAATCGGCGGAACACTCAATACCAACCAATCTTTTTTAATGAAAGCCGAAAAAGTGGGTTCGGAAACGTTGTTGTCTCAAATTATTGAACTGGTGAACCAAGCGGGACGATCTAAAGCGCCTATTCAAAAATTAGCCGATACCATTTCTAAATATTTTGTACCCATTATTGTTGGTGTTTCCATCCTTACGTTTATCATTTGGGCAATTTTCGGACCGCAACCGGCTATGGTATATGCTTTTGTAAATGCTATTGCGGTGTTAATCATTGCTTGTCCTTGTGCTTTAGGTCTGGCTACGCCTATGTCGGTTGTGGTGGGAATTGGTAAAGGGGCTCAGTTGGGAGTGCTAATCAAGAATGCGGAAGCGCTGGAAACCTTACACAAAATTGATGTAGTCTTAGTGGATAAAACCGGAACACTAACCGAAGGAAAACCTTCTGTAGAAAGTATTGAAGTAGTAAACGGAACTAACGAAAAAGAATTTACAAAAGTCTTAGCATCTGTTAATCAAAATAGTGAGCATCCTTTGGCAAATGCTACGGTTACTTTTGCGCACCAGAAGAATATAGCATTAGATTCGGTACACCAATTTGAATCGGTTACCGGAAAAGGAGTGAAAGCCGTTTGGAACGATCAGCAAGTTTTGATCGGAAATATAGGTTTACTTCAAGAATTCAAAATTTCGATTACCGATGTGGTGTTGCAAAAAGTAAAGGAAAAACAAGCACAAGGCAAAACCGTTTCTTTTTTAGCAGTTGCCGGAACCTTGTGGGGTTTTGTAGTCATTGCCGATGCGATTAAAACAACCAGTAAAGAAGCCTTGCAGTACTTTAAAGAGCAAGGTATAAAAGTGGTAATGTTGACTGGCGACAATCCGATTACGGCAAAAGCTGTAGCTAACGAATTAGGATTGGACGAATACAAAGCCGAATGTTTACCGCAAGATAAACTTCAGGTGATTCAAGACTACCAAAAAGAAGGAAAAATTGTAGCGATGGCAGGCGATGGTATTAACGACTCGCCGGCATTGGCACAAGCCCAAATAGGGATTGCCATGGGAACCGGAACCGATGTAGCTATCAACAGTGCTGATGTGACTTTGGTTAACGGTGATTTGAAAAATATTGTAAAAGCACACCAATTGAGTAATGCCGTGATGAAAAACATCAAACAAAATCTGTTTTTTGCCTTTTTCTACAATTTATTAGGCGTTCCGGTAGCGGCTGGCGTGTTGTTTCCGGTATTCGGTATTTTATTGTCACCAATGTTGGCCGCTGTAGCGATGAGTTTTAGTTCCGTTTCGGTAATTACCAATTCGTTACGCTTAAAATCCTTAAAAATAAAATAA